In Bacteroidia bacterium, the sequence ATCTCAGCTCTTACAATTTCATCAAAAATTTCAGCACCACCGCCTGGCAAACTGTCCTGACCATGAGCTTTAAGAATGCTAAGACCTTCTTCGTAACTAAGTTTAGCTTTGCGGCACATATAATCCAACTCCACTGCTGTAAAGGCTTTCACATGCAAATCAGGTCGAATTTCTTTGACTTTTTTAATCAAAGAAGCAAAATAATGAAGACCCATTTTAGGATGAACTCCACCAACGATATGCACTTCGGTGATAGGTTCATTTTTATACGCTCTAATTTTATCTAAAATCTGTTGTTCACTTAATTCCCAACCTTCTTCCTTATGCTTTAGAAGGCGGCTGTAGGAGCAAAACTTACAATCAAAAACGCAAATATTGGTCGGTTCAATGTGGATATTCCGATTAAAGAAGACCTTATCTCCATTTTTATGTTCCCGTACAAAATTTGCGAGCGCACCTAAGAAGCCCAGACTTCCCTTTTGATACAAAAGAATTCCCTCTTCCGGGGTAATTCGCTCAAATTCAACTACTTTCTTACCAATATTCCTAAGATCTACATTTGATTCTGCATCTAAAAGAGCAGAAGGGAAGGAAGAATTTTCAGCCATATACTATTCAATCGCTATTCGTTTCTGAAAGCTTCCCAGGTGGGAAGAGCCTTTTATAAAGTAAATTCCGGGCTGTAAAACATCCCATTTGATTTCGACAACTGAACCTGGATTTGGAAAAGATTTTCTTAAAAAAACCTCCCCAAGTGGGTTGATTAGTTCTAAATCAAAGGTGGTATTTTGCAATTCAGAATTTAGTGACAAAAATACATTGGAATGGGTTGGATTAGGAAAAAGTTGAATCTTTTTAGAAAGATTGGCATCTGGAACCGCAACGAAGCAACCATCGGAAGAAACCAATTGGGTTCGGCTGGTATTAAGGGTTGCCCACATTCGTTCCTTTTGTCCCAAGGTGAAGAAATACATACAATTATCGTAAGTATAATCCATAAAATTCATAAACATATCACCGTAGGGTGTGTTACTACACATGGAGGTAACATGGTTTGGAAAAAGAGGACAATTGTAATTAGGGCCCGGACTTAAGGGGGTATCGTCAACGAGGTCGTCATTTAAACAAGATGCATTGGACCCTTCGGGACCCCATGGATGATAAAGGTTAAGGTAATGGCCTATTTCATGGGTTGTAGTACGGCCAAGATTATAATTACCACCTAAACTTCCATTTTTTCCAAAATGTTTATAATCAATTACAACCCCATCCACATCAGGATTGGCGCCGGGTTGGTAGGTATATCCCAAAATACCTGAGGCCAGGTCACAAATCCAAATATTGAGATACTTGTTACTAGGCCAAGGATCTGCTCCACCATTTGCCGCACTTTTCATTTGGTCATCGTTGGAAAATTCTGTTTTATTTGTAAATGTTCGTGTAATACCAACAGTCCAATTTCCCTGAGGATCGGTACTGGCTAAACAAAAACTAATTTCTGAATTTGCGGCAAATGACTGAAATGGTGTGGGGATGAGGGTTCTATCTGCATTAGAAAATGAATAGTCTTCATTTAATACTGCTAATTGAGAATAAATTAATTCATCGGAAATATTTTCCTCATCTGTATTATAGACTACATGAATTACAACCGGAATCTGAATTTGAGATTGTAATGATTTACTTTGGTTAGATGTTAGAAATTGTTGCAGGATTTCTTCGTTTTCGATCAGTGTTGAAGCATAATCCGGATTTAAATTGGTGTACCTTTCAATAGATTCGGTGGTATAGCATCGTGGAGTTTGTGAAAACAATACCGAAAAGGAAAGCAAGAACAGGCCCACTAAACTAAGTACCTCCTTTTTCATAAGGCTAACGAATTAGGGTAATGGTACCTTTCTTTTCCAGGTGTTCACCTAGAGCAGTTAAGTACTTAAACGAATAAACATAAACACCTTGTTTGGCCATTTGTCCATAAATTTTGCCGTCCCAACCTTCGTTTAAGTCCTTGGTTCGAAAAACCTTTTGCCCCCACCGGTCCCAGATGGTGAATTCGTATTCATCTCTTGAAACGAATAAAGTAACAGGTTTAAAGACCCTATTTTCGGGCATCCAGGCATCGGTGGCAAATGCATTTGGAACAAAGAAATTAGCCCCTTGTTCGGCGCAATCAATGTTGGACTTACTATTAGCCAAAATTCCCAAAAAATTTCCCGGACCTTCGTATCCGACTACAAAATAACAGAAGGTGCCATTACCAATAGTGAAAGTATCTACACTATCAACATAAGTATAAAAAGAGTCGGCCGTTGAAGGAATAATTGCAATAATATCATAGGAAAACGAGTTCAACCCACCTATTTGTCTAAAAACTGCATATCGATCTACTTGACCATCCCAATTATAGTAGGCGTTCCAATTCAGCACATTGGTGCGATTAGGGTATCCGGTTGCGGTAAGGTGGATGGTAGTTCCGATATTGGTAGTATCGGTTGGAGTGAGACAAGTATCAAAAGTAATAATACGATAGGTATAGCTACTTAAATTAGTACTAGCTGATTCGTCGGTATATTCAACCAAATCTACACCGGTAGGAGAGATATCATCCAACTTGGAGTAATTTGTAACAGGGGTTTTTCTTTCAATTTCAAAGTGATCAATTATAGCGGTATGATCGATTCGTGCATTAATATATGCTTCGGTATTAGATTCAACGGTAGCTGTAGTGATGTAGCCAAAATCAGGAGCTTTGGGTAAAGTTGCATCAAAGCATAGGGAATTTGAACTCGAGGTAATACGATTATTAACATCATTTTTTACTGCAGTTATGTAATAGCAATAAACATGATTTTTAACTATAAAAGAATCAATATAATTTGGAAGATCCGAAGTTGTAACCAAGGTGTCATAAGGTTCATAAGGCCCATTATTATCCTTGCGATTGATGATATAATAATCAACACCGGTAGTCCAACTAACATATGGATTCCAAGCCAAGGAAATTTTACGGTCGCAGATATTGATTGACCCTGACATAAGCATGGTACAATGACTGAAACTCAAGGCACTAACATTACCGCAACTATCGAAGGCTGCCACCCTATAGCATTCAGAAATAGTATCCGCATTGGAAGTAGTATCGTTGAACCAATAAGTAGAATTATAACCATTCAAAGTTTCAACGGCAGTCCAAATTCCATTTCTAAAATAATAGGTAATATAACCTATTGCATCTGCCGAAGCACTGGGTTTCCATCCCATAACTGCATTTCCAGAAAGTAAATCAACACTTACTGAGTCTACTTCTGGTGTTTCAGGAAGAAAATTATCAGCGAATTGTTGACCATCCACACTGGAAATATTGATACAGCCTAATGCATCGGCAATTTCTACCCGATAGTTCACTACCTCATTGCAGACGGTGACAGGATCATTAAAAGAATTGGTATTTGAAGTTCCAATCATATTCCAGGTACCCAAAGGTTGTTCTCTGAAAATGGAATAGGTTGGGCCTGTGGTTGGGAGCAATGGGTCAGATGGAGGATTCCAACTAAGACCAGCAAAGCCGTTGGCGCCATTTGAAACTGTTAAAAGCATTGAGGCCAAAGTATCGAGCGGAGGTGCATCGAGGCAACCAAAAATAGAGGTAACAAAATAAAAATTTTGATCTACTGCCGCATTTGCAGTAGTATGGATATAGGAAAGCGTATTAATATTATTTATAGTAGCTATTTGAGTATAGGGGCCATTCAGAGAATTGGAATGGTAAATGGCATATGAATTCCAAGATCCGGTTGTATTAACACCTTGTTCCCAATTCAACGTAGTAGAACCATCTGAATTAACAGAAACACATCGAAGTTCAGGAGAATGTTCACTGGAATTAGGAGCCAGGATGGTAACACTAATATTATAGGTAGTGAAAGCAGGAATTGGGCAAAAATTATCTTGAAAAACAATACTAAAGGTATAAGTATTATCAGCCGTATTGCAACCCAATTGACCGGTCAAATGGTTGCAATCGGTTTGCCAGTTAAATGTGGTACCGGTACTTCCAATGGTAGTTGCGGGTGGCGCTGGTGTTAGGGTTGCACAAGGCGGATTCGAACATCCTCCAGCCGAATTGGTATAGCCGGCACCAAATTGGCTTCCAACAGCAGAAAAGGATACACTTTGAGGATTACCATTGCTTAGGACTCCATTATCACTTGCTACTAAAGGTATATTCACCAAATCTCCTGCATTGACACTGACAGCATAATTGGTTGTTGTTCCACCGGAAGGATCTGTTGTTATTAACGGGTTAAGGTTATTGGCACACCCACCTGTAACGAAAACATTTAATTCTCGGTAAACTTCAGAAATCAACACTCCGCATCGATAGGATTTTGTAATAGTTGCCAATAAGTAAACCCCTTGAGTATACGATTTAAAAGTGATATCACCTGTTTGAGGATTTATTGTTGCCGGAATATTTAAAGGGTCGAAAGATTGATCCGGGGTTGGATTTTGATAGGAATATCCAGGATTGTAAGCAACCAATTGAGGATCAACCGGAGGATTGTAAACAGTCAACTCACTAACTTGCATGGGAGGAGCAAATTCATAGGTTAAAACATCACCATCTGAATCATAAGCAATACCATTGAAATTGACAGTTGAACCAGCACAAACAATTCTTGGAGGAGGAGCCAGAAATGCCGGAGAAGAATCGTAGCAGGGATTAGTGGTCGTATTATTCAAATTAAACATGGTCGTATGTAAAACCATGGTATTGTTCATGATAGCTTGAATATTAGTAATATTGCCACTTCTAAAATTCTGAAGGGTAGCAAAGGTCCAACCATCAGGAGGAATAGTTCCTTCCAAAGTGACAGGAACCGATTGAAAAACATATTCCTTCATAGCACCATTCAAAGGTGAGGCCGAACTACAAGATATAACAGGCCCGGAAGCATCGCAGTTTGGGGAAATGTCTTGCTCCGAAATCAGGTTCAAAGCTATTGAAACCCAATCAACCCCATTTAAAGTTGGAGGATCGGAACTTAGAACAGTAATTGGAATAACTTGAATTGGAGAACTTGAAGTACAGTCATAATAAATCTTAACCGTAAATATAAATTGCCCACCACCAACACATTGGTAAGTTAATTCGCCGCCGAGAATATGATTTGCATAGGTTTTGTAGGTACCTACCAAAAGGAACAGCGCGAGAACAAGGGTTTTGATATATTTTTGAAATGGCAAAACCTACTTCAATTGATTTGTAAACTTACAAAGTTACAACGAAAATTCATCCATATTGTTTTGAAATTATTCAGTAACAAGGATATAGTTTTTTTGACCACTACTTTACCATTCCCAAACCTTCCAAAGCAAGTTTATCACCCGGGCTGATTAACAATGCACGACTGAAAAGAGACTTGGCATCGGAATTTTTGTTCAACATCAGACTAACCCAAGCACTCATCATAACTGCGTCATAATCAAATGGATAAAGATTCAAGAACTTATCCAAATACGTTTTTGATTTTTCAAATTGCCCTCTGTTGTAATAAATCAAACCAAGTCGGTAATTGGCAGTTGTTTGATTTGGGTCAGCCTTTAGAATTAGTTCATATTGTTTTACAACCTCGTCCCATTTTCCTAATACACTTAACGGATAAACAATTCCAAACTTAGGTTCTATTGCATTAGGCATTAAGTCGATGGCCTTTTGATAATAAGAAAGAGAGGAAGTTTGATTACTATCCAAATAACTCAACCACCCTAATCGAAGATTAAGTTCATAACTTTTTTCATTATAAACAGATTTTAATGAAGTTATGGCCGACTTATAATTGTATTTACTTTCAAGCGTATAGCTTTGTTGGAAAGCATCTTGAATCTTCTTGTTGTCTTGGCCCATTGCAAGGCTAGAAATTGCCATTGCAGAAAGTAAAATGATTCGTTTCATCGGTTAAATTATTAAATAGTTAGAAGTAAATTTTTAATCCAGTATTAATTAGAAAATGGGTGTAAGTGTATGGAAATCCCTTTTCAATAGGGACTTCAGTACTATTGGTTCTAATTTCTTTAAATGTAAGCCCCTCCCTACCAAGCAATCCAAATCGAAGTGGAATTTCAAATTTATTTTTAAGAATAAAGCTAAAATGGATACCTGCCTTCCAATTTATTTGGTCCGGATTATTATTTAGGATCCAACCAGATGCGTCAGATGTACCATACATTCTACCAAAAAGACAATTGCCTTCAAGCCATAGCCATTTAGAAAACCTTGCGCCAAGCTTAAAACCACCAAAAAAATTTGTACCACTTTGGCTAATAGTACTTGCTTGACCAGAAATATAAAATCGGTTATTACTAATTGGAAATAACGTTAATATAGTATTGGATTGATGATACAAACTATCAGAGACACGATTAAAAGAATAGGAACTTTCCCAGGAAAAATTGCTCCATCTCTTCCTTACCAATCCAACCAAAGACAAATCCATTCCACTAATATTCAACTCCTTAATTCGAAAAGATAAAGTACTTCCCAATATTTTATCAATTTGAACGGTGTTTCCTGAATAAAAAATAATATTTCCGGAAGCAAATACAGACCACCCTTTACCGAATTGATAATTTAATCCAGCATAGATACTTTGCTGGTTGGTTTTTAACTTCCAGGATTGATTGGATACTTGATTATTTCCAGAGCCGGGAGTGCCTAAATGTCTTGAAAAAATAATGGTATTTCCAACATTCATAAACTGATAGCCCAAAGTAAAATTCATTCTACTTCCAATCCACATATTTGCAGAACCACTGGCAAAAAACAAATTTCCTTGCTGCTTTTGCTTCAAATATACCTGTGTTGGATCGGTAAGACTTGCTTCTGGGGCTTTTCCAAATAACCCGCCACCTTCTAGTCCAATCCAGTTTAATCGAGAACCCTTAAAACCAGAATAGAATTTTTGCCAGGGTGTCAAATGAGAACTTAATACTCTGGCTTCACTTTCACGGCCTGCATTCATAAGCGACACATATCGATACCAATAAGTCAAGGTATCTACAGGAAAAAACGCATTGGCCTTTTTATATTCTCTTTCGGAAGAATTATATTTTTCTTGGTTATCATAAGCAATTCCTTTTCTAAGCCTTAGATAATAAAAATCAATTCCTTTCTTTTCAGCCTCCTTAGCCAATTGAATAATTTTTTGCCAATCTTTTTCCATAAATGCCTCATAGCTTTTCATATCGTATTCAGCATCATAATAGCCTTGGGACCAAGATTGATATGGGGATAAAACCAATAAAATTAAAAACAGGGATACCAGGGCACAAGTTTTGGCCATTAATAAAGGTATTATTAATTCTGGTTTCCTCATTATTCAATTCGTTTCCATTGCTTTAACTTTCCTTGCTTCATTGCACCCATAACGCTTAATCCACCATCTTCAATTTCAATTTCTAAATGACGTTTACTCAAACAATAACCCAACAAACTAATTTCCATCTCTGATTGCAAAACTATTCTTTTTGACTCGAGATGATGAATAATAGTAGGGTATTTCATCAAATACTTTGCTTTTGCAATTGTTAAAAAGGGTGCAGTAAAATCTTGGATTATTCTAGCAACCGGATTTGAAACATATTGGAGTGAATACCTGTCTTCAAGGTTTAAACCAGGGTAACTTCCAAGTAGTACTTTATAGGCTGCAAGGTAAAAAACATATAAAAGAGAATCTTTACTTCCTTTAAAATCTGTAAAATAAAACATGGTTCCATCATTTACAAAATAGGCATACCCCTTTGTGGTGTGACAAAAAATATAGCTTCTATTCCATGCATCAGTAAATACTTCCCACTCGGTGATTTTACCCGAGGAATTTTGAAATTTCAATTTCATTCCGGGTAAAAAAGTAAAGGCTGCAACCAAACCACTATTGAGCTCAACATTGGAAACCAATTCCCCTTCCTGTGGAACAGTAAATTCATTTAAGTAGTAGCGCCCTCCCCTCTTACTCATAAAATAGGCCAGGGGATAAACCAGTGTTTTGCTTCCTATTTTACCTGAATTTTGAAATTGAAAATGGAGATGAGGCTCCGGAGAACGGCCAGAACTACCGCAATTTCCTACAATCTCTCCTTCCTTTACATATTGTCCAACCACCTGTTTAATACTATCTTGTTTTAGGTGACTTAACTGACTATACAACCCATTTCCATGATTTATTACAACTGAGTTCCCCCAATTTTGTCTAATATCCATACCCGCTATCTTGTTTTCCTCCACATGGTTTACCACTTCTTCAATCCAACCGGCAGCAGGTGCTAATAAAGGTTTATTAAAACA encodes:
- the mqnE gene encoding aminofutalosine synthase MqnE produces the protein MAENSSFPSALLDAESNVDLRNIGKKVVEFERITPEEGILLYQKGSLGFLGALANFVREHKNGDKVFFNRNIHIEPTNICVFDCKFCSYSRLLKHKEEGWELSEQQILDKIRAYKNEPITEVHIVGGVHPKMGLHYFASLIKKVKEIRPDLHVKAFTAVELDYMCRKAKLSYEEGLSILKAHGQDSLPGGGAEIFDEIVRAEICEDKCSSTEWLAIHETAHKLGMPSNATMLYGHIETFAHRIDHMERLRRLQDKTGGFNTFIPLKFRNQGNQMSHLPEVSRIEDLRNYAVSRIFMDNFGHVKAYWPMIGRTTAQMSLNFGVDDIDGTIDDTTKIYSMAGSEEQTPVLTTEQLVKLIKDAGRRPIERDTVYNVVKDYSVENLESVS
- a CDS encoding T9SS type A sorting domain-containing protein — translated: MKKEVLSLVGLFLLSFSVLFSQTPRCYTTESIERYTNLNPDYASTLIENEEILQQFLTSNQSKSLQSQIQIPVVIHVVYNTDEENISDELIYSQLAVLNEDYSFSNADRTLIPTPFQSFAANSEISFCLASTDPQGNWTVGITRTFTNKTEFSNDDQMKSAANGGADPWPSNKYLNIWICDLASGILGYTYQPGANPDVDGVVIDYKHFGKNGSLGGNYNLGRTTTHEIGHYLNLYHPWGPEGSNASCLNDDLVDDTPLSPGPNYNCPLFPNHVTSMCSNTPYGDMFMNFMDYTYDNCMYFFTLGQKERMWATLNTSRTQLVSSDGCFVAVPDANLSKKIQLFPNPTHSNVFLSLNSELQNTTFDLELINPLGEVFLRKSFPNPGSVVEIKWDVLQPGIYFIKGSSHLGSFQKRIAIE
- a CDS encoding gliding motility-associated C-terminal domain-containing protein, with the translated sequence MVGTYKTYANHILGGELTYQCVGGGQFIFTVKIYYDCTSSSPIQVIPITVLSSDPPTLNGVDWVSIALNLISEQDISPNCDASGPVISCSSASPLNGAMKEYVFQSVPVTLEGTIPPDGWTFATLQNFRSGNITNIQAIMNNTMVLHTTMFNLNNTTTNPCYDSSPAFLAPPPRIVCAGSTVNFNGIAYDSDGDVLTYEFAPPMQVSELTVYNPPVDPQLVAYNPGYSYQNPTPDQSFDPLNIPATINPQTGDITFKSYTQGVYLLATITKSYRCGVLISEVYRELNVFVTGGCANNLNPLITTDPSGGTTTNYAVSVNAGDLVNIPLVASDNGVLSNGNPQSVSFSAVGSQFGAGYTNSAGGCSNPPCATLTPAPPATTIGSTGTTFNWQTDCNHLTGQLGCNTADNTYTFSIVFQDNFCPIPAFTTYNISVTILAPNSSEHSPELRCVSVNSDGSTTLNWEQGVNTTGSWNSYAIYHSNSLNGPYTQIATINNINTLSYIHTTANAAVDQNFYFVTSIFGCLDAPPLDTLASMLLTVSNGANGFAGLSWNPPSDPLLPTTGPTYSIFREQPLGTWNMIGTSNTNSFNDPVTVCNEVVNYRVEIADALGCINISSVDGQQFADNFLPETPEVDSVSVDLLSGNAVMGWKPSASADAIGYITYYFRNGIWTAVETLNGYNSTYWFNDTTSNADTISECYRVAAFDSCGNVSALSFSHCTMLMSGSINICDRKISLAWNPYVSWTTGVDYYIINRKDNNGPYEPYDTLVTTSDLPNYIDSFIVKNHVYCYYITAVKNDVNNRITSSSNSLCFDATLPKAPDFGYITTATVESNTEAYINARIDHTAIIDHFEIERKTPVTNYSKLDDISPTGVDLVEYTDESASTNLSSYTYRIITFDTCLTPTDTTNIGTTIHLTATGYPNRTNVLNWNAYYNWDGQVDRYAVFRQIGGLNSFSYDIIAIIPSTADSFYTYVDSVDTFTIGNGTFCYFVVGYEGPGNFLGILANSKSNIDCAEQGANFFVPNAFATDAWMPENRVFKPVTLFVSRDEYEFTIWDRWGQKVFRTKDLNEGWDGKIYGQMAKQGVYVYSFKYLTALGEHLEKKGTITLIR
- a CDS encoding tetratricopeptide repeat protein — encoded protein: MAISSLAMGQDNKKIQDAFQQSYTLESKYNYKSAITSLKSVYNEKSYELNLRLGWLSYLDSNQTSSLSYYQKAIDLMPNAIEPKFGIVYPLSVLGKWDEVVKQYELILKADPNQTTANYRLGLIYYNRGQFEKSKTYLDKFLNLYPFDYDAVMMSAWVSLMLNKNSDAKSLFSRALLISPGDKLALEGLGMVK